One Salarias fasciatus chromosome 9, fSalaFa1.1, whole genome shotgun sequence DNA segment encodes these proteins:
- the cdh19 gene encoding cadherin-7 isoform X1 — MHRRTVKMSTPSVLAVVTVFSMIPGGVLSDMRGTQGLEAQQLAQGSTHLHRRLKRGWIWKQLFVPEEDPTPRVIGQLKSDSDRGEFTIKYILSGEGAGDVFVIDEYSGEIRTLKKLDREEKAFYVLRAQAINRRSNEPEEPESEFIIKVQDINDNVPQFQNEPYVFSIPEMCPVGTTVAQVTATDADDPMFGNNAKLIYSILQGEPYFSVEPKTGTIVTSWPDMDREAREQHLVVLQVKDMLGLSGGYSSSTTVTVSLADVNDNGPTFQHHLYTFAVPENAAVGAEVGRIMAEDGDVGINAKMTYSLEDDLEKTSTFIIKTDPGTQEGVVLLDKPLDYESKRRFVMAAEAVNDHPDTRFLDLDEFRDRTTLKIVVEDVDEPPVFLSPVYEWKVPENAAVGTVVGSVGARDTDTINNPVRYSIDKRSDSTKAFKIDPNNGTITVARGLDREAASWHNVTVEAKETTQNHLSSSVVVFIKVLDINDNVPRLARDYRPYICEGTQAGELIQLLSAVDPDDPAEGHHFYFSMVPEKHINPNFTIRDNQDNTAGVVARRSTFTRKDQTRYLLPVVVADSGTPALSSTATLTVSVCSCQPAGHCPSGGVQALPLSMGVSLQTLLGILACLLTLSALSFLILMVRRHRRKQQDELELEVEVKELELPDTVSQKVLHYGGGGGGRAGLDLRQPAVPLRPHPRRRDRRLRREDVRASIRMSLRESHLIGPEDEVFRQFILDRLAEADQDPYVPPFDCLRTYAYEGSGSPTGSLSSLDSPASESDCEEPVHPPRPCLVRLTPWYGGAEEDTVF, encoded by the exons ATGCACCGACGGACGGTAAAGATGAGCACACCAAGTGTTTTGGCTGTTGTGACGGTCTTTTCGATGATTCCTGGCGGAGTGCTGAGCGATATGAGAGGCACTCAGGGTCTGGAAGCCCAACAATTGGCCCAGGGGTCCACTCATCTGCACCGTCGCCTGAAGAGAGGCTGGATCTGGAAACAGCTGTTTGTCCCCGAGGAAGATCCCACTCCTCGTGTAATTGGCCAG CTGAAATCCGACTCGGACCGTGGCGAGTTTACCATCAAGTACATACTGTCCGGCGAAGGCGCTGGAGACGTGTTCGTGATTGATGAGTATTCTGGCGAGATCCGAACGCTGAAGAAGCTGGACCGCGAGGAAAAGGCCTTCTACGTCCTCCGAGCCCAGGCCATCAACAGGCGGTCCAACGAGCCCGAGGAGCCCGAGTCGGAGTTCATCATCAAGGTGCAGGACATCAACGACAACGTCCCCCAGTTCCAGAACGAGCCGTATGTCTTCAGCATCCCAGAGATGTGTCCCGTTG gcACCACGGTGGCCCAGGTGACAGCCACAGATGCTGATGATCCCATGTTTGGAAACAATGCCAAGCTGATTTACTCCATCCTGCAGGGGGAGCCGTACTTCTCCGTGGAGCCAAAGACAG GGACCATCGTCACGTCGTGGCCTGACATGGACCGCGAGGCCAGGGAGCAGCACCTGGTGGTGCTGCAGGTGAAGGATATGCTGGGCCTGAGCGGCGGTTACTCCTCTTCCACCACGGTCACCGTCAGCCTGGCTGATGTCAACGACAACGGGCCCACATTCCAGCACC ACCTGTACACCTTCGCCGTCCCTGAAAACGCAGCCGTCGGCGCCGAGGTGGGCAGGATCATGGCGGAGGACGGAGACGTCGGCATCAATGCCAAGATGACCTATAGTCTGGAGGACGACCTGGAGAAAACCTCCACGTTCATCATCAAAACGGACCCGGGAACGCAAGAAGGGGTGGTCCTCCTGGACAAG CCTTTGGACTATGAATCAAAGAGACGCTTCGTCATGGCGGCGGAGGCGGTCAACGATCACCCGGACACTCGTTTTCTGGATCTGGACGAGTTCAGGGACAGAACGACGCTGAAGATCGTGGTGGAGGACGTGGACGAGCCTCCCGTCTTCCTCTCGCCGGTCTACGAGTGGAAAGTACCCGAGAACGCGGCCGTGGGGACGGTGGTGGGCAGCGTCGGCGCCAGGGACACCGACACAATCAACAATCCTGTCAG ATATTCCATTGACAAAAGGAGCGATTCCACAAAAGCTTTCAAAATAGACCCAAACAATGGGACTATAACCGTCGCGAGAGGTTTGGATCGAGAGGCTGCGAGCTGGCACAACGTGACTGTTGAAGCCAAGGAAACAA CACAGAACCATTTATCCTCCTCGGTGGTGGTGTTCATCAAAGTGCTGGACATAAACGACAATGTGCCAAGGCTTGCAAGAGATTACCGGCCGTATATCTGTGAGGGGACGCAGGCGGGAGAA CTCATTCAGCTGCTCAGTGCCGTTGATCCAGACGACCCCGCGGAAGGACACCACTTCTACTTCTCCATGGTCCCTGAGAAGCACATCAATCCAAACTTCACTATCAGAGATAATCAAG ACAACACGGCCGGCGTCGTGGCGCGCAGGAGCACTTTCACCCGTAAGGACCAGACCCGCTACCTCCTGCCGGTGGTGGTGGCGGACAGCGGCACGCCGGCGCTCTCCAGCACCGCCACTCTGACCGTCAGCGTGTGCAGCTGTCAGCCGGCCGGCCACTGCCCCTCGGGGGGGGTGCAGGCGCTGCCGCTGTCCATGGGGGTCAGCCTCCAGACCCTGTTAGGGATCCTGGCCTGCCTGCTCACACTGTCAG CGCTGTCATTTCTAATCCTGATGGTGAGAAGACACAGGCGGAAGCAGCAGgacgagctggagctggaggtggaggtgaaggagctggAACTGCCTGACACGGTGTCGCAGAAGGTGCTCCactacggcggcggcggcggcggccgggccgGCCTGGACCTGCGCCAGCCCGCCGTCCCGCTGCGCCCCCACCCCAGGAGGAGGGACCGGAGGCTGCGCAGGGAGGACGTCAGGGCCAGCATACGGATGTCCCTCCGGGAGTCGCACCTCATCGGCCCGGAGGACGAGGTCTTCCGGCAGTTCATTCTGGACAGGCTGGCGGAGGCCGACCAGGACCCTTACGTCCCGCCGTTCGACTGCCTGCGGACTTACGCGTACGAGGGGTCGGGGTCGCCCACGGGGTCACTGAGCTCCCTGGACTCCCCGGCGTCGGAGAGCGACTGTGAAGAGCCGGTCCATCCTCCCAGACCCTGTTTAGTGAGGCTCACTCCTTGGTACGGCGGAGCGGAGGAAGACACTGTCTTCTGA
- the cdh19 gene encoding cadherin-20 isoform X2, with protein sequence MHRRTVKMSTPSVLAVVTVFSMIPGGVLSDMRGTQGLEAQQLAQGSTHLHRRLKRGWIWKQLFVPEEDPTPRVIGQLKSDSDRGEFTIKYILSGEGAGDVFVIDEYSGEIRTLKKLDREEKAFYVLRAQAINRRSNEPEEPESEFIIKVQDINDNVPQFQNEPYVFSIPEMCPVGTTVAQVTATDADDPMFGNNAKLIYSILQGEPYFSVEPKTGTIVTSWPDMDREAREQHLVVLQVKDMLGLSGGYSSSTTVTVSLADVNDNGPTFQHHLYTFAVPENAAVGAEVGRIMAEDGDVGINAKMTYSLEDDLEKTSTFIIKTDPGTQEGVVLLDKPLDYESKRRFVMAAEAVNDHPDTRFLDLDEFRDRTTLKIVVEDVDEPPVFLSPVYEWKVPENAAVGTVVGSVGARDTDTINNPVRYSIDKRSDSTKAFKIDPNNGTITVARGLDREAASWHNVTVEAKETTQNHLSSSVVVFIKVLDINDNVPRLARDYRPYICEGTQAGELIQLLSAVDPDDPAEGHHFYFSMVPEKHINPNFTIRDNQDNTAGVVARRSTFTRKDQTRYLLPVVVADSGTPALSSTATLTVSVCSCQPAGHCPSGGVQALPLSMGVSLQTLLGILACLLTLSADLLSAVISNPDGEKTQAEAAGRAGAGGGGEGAGTA encoded by the exons ATGCACCGACGGACGGTAAAGATGAGCACACCAAGTGTTTTGGCTGTTGTGACGGTCTTTTCGATGATTCCTGGCGGAGTGCTGAGCGATATGAGAGGCACTCAGGGTCTGGAAGCCCAACAATTGGCCCAGGGGTCCACTCATCTGCACCGTCGCCTGAAGAGAGGCTGGATCTGGAAACAGCTGTTTGTCCCCGAGGAAGATCCCACTCCTCGTGTAATTGGCCAG CTGAAATCCGACTCGGACCGTGGCGAGTTTACCATCAAGTACATACTGTCCGGCGAAGGCGCTGGAGACGTGTTCGTGATTGATGAGTATTCTGGCGAGATCCGAACGCTGAAGAAGCTGGACCGCGAGGAAAAGGCCTTCTACGTCCTCCGAGCCCAGGCCATCAACAGGCGGTCCAACGAGCCCGAGGAGCCCGAGTCGGAGTTCATCATCAAGGTGCAGGACATCAACGACAACGTCCCCCAGTTCCAGAACGAGCCGTATGTCTTCAGCATCCCAGAGATGTGTCCCGTTG gcACCACGGTGGCCCAGGTGACAGCCACAGATGCTGATGATCCCATGTTTGGAAACAATGCCAAGCTGATTTACTCCATCCTGCAGGGGGAGCCGTACTTCTCCGTGGAGCCAAAGACAG GGACCATCGTCACGTCGTGGCCTGACATGGACCGCGAGGCCAGGGAGCAGCACCTGGTGGTGCTGCAGGTGAAGGATATGCTGGGCCTGAGCGGCGGTTACTCCTCTTCCACCACGGTCACCGTCAGCCTGGCTGATGTCAACGACAACGGGCCCACATTCCAGCACC ACCTGTACACCTTCGCCGTCCCTGAAAACGCAGCCGTCGGCGCCGAGGTGGGCAGGATCATGGCGGAGGACGGAGACGTCGGCATCAATGCCAAGATGACCTATAGTCTGGAGGACGACCTGGAGAAAACCTCCACGTTCATCATCAAAACGGACCCGGGAACGCAAGAAGGGGTGGTCCTCCTGGACAAG CCTTTGGACTATGAATCAAAGAGACGCTTCGTCATGGCGGCGGAGGCGGTCAACGATCACCCGGACACTCGTTTTCTGGATCTGGACGAGTTCAGGGACAGAACGACGCTGAAGATCGTGGTGGAGGACGTGGACGAGCCTCCCGTCTTCCTCTCGCCGGTCTACGAGTGGAAAGTACCCGAGAACGCGGCCGTGGGGACGGTGGTGGGCAGCGTCGGCGCCAGGGACACCGACACAATCAACAATCCTGTCAG ATATTCCATTGACAAAAGGAGCGATTCCACAAAAGCTTTCAAAATAGACCCAAACAATGGGACTATAACCGTCGCGAGAGGTTTGGATCGAGAGGCTGCGAGCTGGCACAACGTGACTGTTGAAGCCAAGGAAACAA CACAGAACCATTTATCCTCCTCGGTGGTGGTGTTCATCAAAGTGCTGGACATAAACGACAATGTGCCAAGGCTTGCAAGAGATTACCGGCCGTATATCTGTGAGGGGACGCAGGCGGGAGAA CTCATTCAGCTGCTCAGTGCCGTTGATCCAGACGACCCCGCGGAAGGACACCACTTCTACTTCTCCATGGTCCCTGAGAAGCACATCAATCCAAACTTCACTATCAGAGATAATCAAG ACAACACGGCCGGCGTCGTGGCGCGCAGGAGCACTTTCACCCGTAAGGACCAGACCCGCTACCTCCTGCCGGTGGTGGTGGCGGACAGCGGCACGCCGGCGCTCTCCAGCACCGCCACTCTGACCGTCAGCGTGTGCAGCTGTCAGCCGGCCGGCCACTGCCCCTCGGGGGGGGTGCAGGCGCTGCCGCTGTCCATGGGGGTCAGCCTCCAGACCCTGTTAGGGATCCTGGCCTGCCTGCTCACACTGTCAG CGGATCTGTTGAG CGCTGTCATTTCTAATCCTGATGGTGAGAAGACACAGGCGGAAGCAGCAGgacgagctggagctggaggtggaggtgaaggagctggAACTGCCTGA
- the cdh19 gene encoding cadherin-20 isoform X3, with protein MHRRTVKMSTPSVLAVVTVFSMIPGGVLSDMRGTQGLEAQQLAQGSTHLHRRLKRGWIWKQLFVPEEDPTPRVIGQLKSDSDRGEFTIKYILSGEGAGDVFVIDEYSGEIRTLKKLDREEKAFYVLRAQAINRRSNEPEEPESEFIIKVQDINDNVPQFQNEPYVFSIPEMCPVGTTVAQVTATDADDPMFGNNAKLIYSILQGEPYFSVEPKTGTIVTSWPDMDREAREQHLVVLQVKDMLGLSGGYSSSTTVTVSLADVNDNGPTFQHHLYTFAVPENAAVGAEVGRIMAEDGDVGINAKMTYSLEDDLEKTSTFIIKTDPGTQEGVVLLDKPLDYESKRRFVMAAEAVNDHPDTRFLDLDEFRDRTTLKIVVEDVDEPPVFLSPVYEWKVPENAAVGTVVGSVGARDTDTINNPVRYSIDKRSDSTKAFKIDPNNGTITVARGLDREAASWHNVTVEAKETTQNHLSSSVVVFIKVLDINDNVPRLARDYRPYICEGTQAGELIQLLSAVDPDDPAEGHHFYFSMVPEKHINPNFTIRDNQDNTAGVVARRSTFTRKDQTRYLLPVVVADSGTPALSSTATLTVSVCSCQPAGHCPSGGVQALPLSMGVSLQTLLGILACLLTLSADLLR; from the exons ATGCACCGACGGACGGTAAAGATGAGCACACCAAGTGTTTTGGCTGTTGTGACGGTCTTTTCGATGATTCCTGGCGGAGTGCTGAGCGATATGAGAGGCACTCAGGGTCTGGAAGCCCAACAATTGGCCCAGGGGTCCACTCATCTGCACCGTCGCCTGAAGAGAGGCTGGATCTGGAAACAGCTGTTTGTCCCCGAGGAAGATCCCACTCCTCGTGTAATTGGCCAG CTGAAATCCGACTCGGACCGTGGCGAGTTTACCATCAAGTACATACTGTCCGGCGAAGGCGCTGGAGACGTGTTCGTGATTGATGAGTATTCTGGCGAGATCCGAACGCTGAAGAAGCTGGACCGCGAGGAAAAGGCCTTCTACGTCCTCCGAGCCCAGGCCATCAACAGGCGGTCCAACGAGCCCGAGGAGCCCGAGTCGGAGTTCATCATCAAGGTGCAGGACATCAACGACAACGTCCCCCAGTTCCAGAACGAGCCGTATGTCTTCAGCATCCCAGAGATGTGTCCCGTTG gcACCACGGTGGCCCAGGTGACAGCCACAGATGCTGATGATCCCATGTTTGGAAACAATGCCAAGCTGATTTACTCCATCCTGCAGGGGGAGCCGTACTTCTCCGTGGAGCCAAAGACAG GGACCATCGTCACGTCGTGGCCTGACATGGACCGCGAGGCCAGGGAGCAGCACCTGGTGGTGCTGCAGGTGAAGGATATGCTGGGCCTGAGCGGCGGTTACTCCTCTTCCACCACGGTCACCGTCAGCCTGGCTGATGTCAACGACAACGGGCCCACATTCCAGCACC ACCTGTACACCTTCGCCGTCCCTGAAAACGCAGCCGTCGGCGCCGAGGTGGGCAGGATCATGGCGGAGGACGGAGACGTCGGCATCAATGCCAAGATGACCTATAGTCTGGAGGACGACCTGGAGAAAACCTCCACGTTCATCATCAAAACGGACCCGGGAACGCAAGAAGGGGTGGTCCTCCTGGACAAG CCTTTGGACTATGAATCAAAGAGACGCTTCGTCATGGCGGCGGAGGCGGTCAACGATCACCCGGACACTCGTTTTCTGGATCTGGACGAGTTCAGGGACAGAACGACGCTGAAGATCGTGGTGGAGGACGTGGACGAGCCTCCCGTCTTCCTCTCGCCGGTCTACGAGTGGAAAGTACCCGAGAACGCGGCCGTGGGGACGGTGGTGGGCAGCGTCGGCGCCAGGGACACCGACACAATCAACAATCCTGTCAG ATATTCCATTGACAAAAGGAGCGATTCCACAAAAGCTTTCAAAATAGACCCAAACAATGGGACTATAACCGTCGCGAGAGGTTTGGATCGAGAGGCTGCGAGCTGGCACAACGTGACTGTTGAAGCCAAGGAAACAA CACAGAACCATTTATCCTCCTCGGTGGTGGTGTTCATCAAAGTGCTGGACATAAACGACAATGTGCCAAGGCTTGCAAGAGATTACCGGCCGTATATCTGTGAGGGGACGCAGGCGGGAGAA CTCATTCAGCTGCTCAGTGCCGTTGATCCAGACGACCCCGCGGAAGGACACCACTTCTACTTCTCCATGGTCCCTGAGAAGCACATCAATCCAAACTTCACTATCAGAGATAATCAAG ACAACACGGCCGGCGTCGTGGCGCGCAGGAGCACTTTCACCCGTAAGGACCAGACCCGCTACCTCCTGCCGGTGGTGGTGGCGGACAGCGGCACGCCGGCGCTCTCCAGCACCGCCACTCTGACCGTCAGCGTGTGCAGCTGTCAGCCGGCCGGCCACTGCCCCTCGGGGGGGGTGCAGGCGCTGCCGCTGTCCATGGGGGTCAGCCTCCAGACCCTGTTAGGGATCCTGGCCTGCCTGCTCACACTGTCAG CGGATCTGTTGAGGTAA